CTGCACTCAAatgaatgagaatgaaataGAGATCAAACAtaagaacaaaattaaaaagatttaCCAAATGCTCCATGTCCTTAATTTCACCAGTGCGGAGTAAGTGTCTGGCGGCACCCATCTCATGCTTAATAGTAAGCATGACAGGATGTTCACTTGGTCTGTGATTCCCAGCAATATCAAAAACCTGAACTCAGCTCAACAATACGGAAAAGACCGTAATTATAACtaacaattataatttttccataaaataatgaaaataaacgaacTTTGACCGAGCCAAGAGTAGATTTAATCCAGTCCAGCAATTCCTTCTTGTCGATGTCACGGAATTGCCCTATAATATGATGGTGAATCGCAATCGCAATAGtacaaagaaaacacaaaaactaaGCGATAATACTGACTTCCTTCCGTTTTGTCCTTGTCCTCTCCCTTCGCAGCAGCACTCTCAGCCCATTTTTCAGCTCCAACTAGTGGTTTCATGTTGAACTGTTGCAGAGCAAGGAAAAcaagctttaaaaaatcgtCAGATTATTAAGTTAGGTGCGAGCAAGAGCGTAAAATTCTTTGAACCTCGTCTGCAGGTTCGTACAAAAACAGCACTTCCTTATTCTGCGATCTGACTAGCTCATAATAAGGTGATGACTCAGCTAAATGCCGGCTGAAACGCATGagaataaataggaaaaagaatatctgattacaaagaaggaaaagaaatagaacagAGTAATGAATTTCATATTTAAAGGAtgtgtagtaaaaaaaacacacgttGGCGAGAACATGTAGTAGATCTCCTTCTGATCTTCTTGCATCCGTTTGCAGTACTCTGTCAAATTTGTCAACACACCTGGCTTCAAATTGGATGACTCGAAAAGCATGAGCTTCGCAATTTCCTCCTTTAAATGCGAATTTCgaaagggaaaagaagaaaagaaaaactccagTGACCTACTTTCTCTGAGTGATCAAACTCCGTTACGATGCCTTCCTTTAGGAAAATGCTGTACTGCTTATAGAAGTCTTCgtatttttcgaaatctttcttcatttcattctggAGGAAGCTCAGCACTTTATCGGTGAGAATTTTACGCAATttcctaaataaaaaaaattaaaatatattgGCACATGGTAGAGAACTTTTGAAGCAGCATAAaccactggaaaaaaaaaacaattgttctGCTTTGCTGGGATTTCAATACTAACCTAAGTACTGGATTATTCTGGAGCATCTCACGACTGAGATTCAACGGAACATCTTCCGAGTCAACAACACCCATAATAAAGTGTAgatagctgaaaaaaagaatacaattCCTCTGTTAATGTATAAATCAATACATGAAGCTGCGCAAACTCTATgtgaaataaaacttttctAACATGCAACAAAAACCTTGAAGGCTTTTTGTTTAgagatattttttatatttatatatatattttatatatttttatatttatatatggtGTTATCTAAATCattaaacaacaataaaataagaaaaacttattgaaaaaacaaacttgGGTAAGAGTTCCCTGGCATTAGGTTTGATAAGTACACGTCTAGCATACAGAGACAAGCCACACTCTCTGTTTTGTGCTTGTGTAGCATATTCGAGTAGTGAGAATCTATGTTGTGGTATGTATAGAACGGAGCGTAGAGAAACTGGAGTGTCTGTCTGAAGGAACGAGCGTAGCTTTCTAATATTCACTAATGTGTACTCGTAAGATAGAAGATCGTTACGTCTCCTCACATAtggataaagaaaaataaaaaaaagagaattgaaaACTATCGAACCTTATAATGTATAGTGTAACATGGACGTTGGAAAGCTTCCGATTTCTTCTGTTGTTTGGCTAATTGTCtaaagaaaagatttaaaagaaaCTCTTCCAATGAATAAAGGAATATCTCCGTCAAATCAGATACAATAAGTATATATCATcataatataacaaaaataaccaAAGTACTTCTACAATGAAATAGCCATCCTTATTAAAGTGAATAGAAGGCTCACAGGGGAATGCGAGAACTGATTATCTATGTAGCTAGAAGGAGCAGATATGAAATGTGAGATTCATACTTGAAAAAGGTTTCGTGCATTTCTTTTGTGACATCTTTCGGTTGTAAGGTCCATATAGCATTCAAACTGTTCACACGTTCACCATTTAGAAGAATCGGTGCGGCAACAAAATAAGAATACTTATCAATTACctgaaaaacattttagaaaaaaaaacactcctaCACATTAGGAGGTAAAGGAAAGGGAATTGTTGCACTTAAATGTTTATTGTATGTGATtcacctccttcactttttcactCTTAGAATACACTGCCGAATCTCCAGCTTTCAGATGAATAACAATTCGTGTGCCAGTCGGTAAACCTTTCTCTTCTGACACTTCATAAGTGTTATCCCTAAAAACAGGAggaattccaaaagaaaaagaaactcaagAAGATCACTTTAACAAACTAACCCTTTCCAGGACCACCTCAAACCTTTGTCATCAGGCAACCCCACTTTTCTTGTGGTTAGCTCAACAGAGTCAGCAACCATAAAAGCAGAATAAAAACCAACACCAAATTGCCCAATCACAGCCTCAGCATTCTCTTTAttctaaatgaaaacaaatgaaaaaaacctgTCGTTATTTTTGAGATGAGGAAAAAACCCTACCTTTTCCATGAATTCTTTTGTACCGGACTTTGCGATAGTTCCTAAACATTCAAGCAAATCTTCCCTGTCCATCCCAACACCAGTATCTTCAAATGTTATGGTATTATGGCCCTTAAATAGATAggtgcttcaaaaaaaaaacgataaaaagaACTATGTTGAATGACCTCATCAGTTGTGACACGAATCTCACTTGGTCCTTCGGCGATTTGACCCATCAGCTCGACACATCGCCTTTTTTCCAATGCATCCGACGCATTTGAAATCAGTTCTCGGATAAAAACCTGAAGACGAAGCGGAATTCAAATAATAAcctttccatatttttattgGTAATGGTAACTCGCATACATTTACTGGTAATGGTATCTCGTCGAAAAATTagctttcaaagaaataaaagtgactttcaagaaataaaagtgacACAGAATTCATAAAGTACTCGAGTTCTAGAAACTGTTGCATATAAGAAAATCATACAGCAAGTCCACATCAAATTTTTAGAACTCATTCCGGAAAAAATCTCATATGGAGCAGAAATaaagtcgagtcaaaacagTCAGAATATGAAGCTCAGTGcgattgcgtaagcggccgagTTTCCTcccgttttgatccgaccataCCTCCGCAGATCTattttttcgatgaaaataTAGCGGGGGGGCAGACACTCAgtagcgcccttatttctggaagatctatcttctattttctcttaGTAGATTTAACCTACATGTCATCGATTCTCAAACACCAATGCTTAGGCCCTCGGACGCCGACTGACCTTGTTAtttaattccagaaataaaggagCGGTTAAGTGGCCTCATCTAGAtctatcctattttttctttataaaaagATGCTCGGAAATATTTtgtcataaaaaaacaaattaaacacACAGATCAACTGCGAAAACATGCCTCACTGTCTGAATACAAGGACTTCGCGACGATATCCATGAGGTTCTTAGTTTCCGCTTGGAATTCATGACGTTCTGGCTGAAGGGAATAGAATCGGTTCGCAGTGACGCACGGATGACGCGTCGTCCCTATCTGAGCCACACTTAATGGCCGTAGAACTGCTGCTGCTATCCGATGAGTAGTACGAAAACTGACTCGATTCAACGCATACCGAGTTGCCCACATGTCTGACTGTTCTGGAAACCATTCGTGGATAATAAGTATGAATAAATAACTGTAAATAATAGCGTAACAGCGTCCCATTACAGACTTATACGGTTATCCTCGGAAGAGAAAATCAACTACAATAGAAGAGAAGGGAACTGTATTTGGAGAGGGGGCGGGGGcaatggcgcccttatttctcggagTAAATAATCAAGTCAATCGGGGcgctaaggcctaagcattagtctcagAGGATcaatgacatgtaaactaaagttactaagaagaaaaaagtaagtgcaTTAGAAAATAAGGGTGCCACCGAGTGAGGAGAGAATAtcaatttaaaagaagaaacaaggaaaatgGAATTGGTGGACACTGTTGCCGGACTCTCGAGAAACTTCTTCGACCGACTTGGTTTCTTTGCTGTTCATCTTTATGTGTAAAGCACAGAAAATCGTAAGTTGTTCCCCAAGtaaagaagaacaacaaagaaacCATTCCTTTCCTCgaaatttgtcgaaaatttTGCAGCGGTAGCTCCTCCAGCTCCTTTTCCTCTAAAACAACTAGctaaagaataagaaattgaGGACTTACTACGCCAGACTTTCGTCCACGGACATCACTCAACTTCCACCTATGTGCTCACGGTGGATGCAGTTTTTCTGCAATTACGGGTGAAACATCATCAATTCACCAGgattggggaaaaaaagccAAATCCATATGTTGATACGGGTTAGTTGGTGAAAAGTTGGAGAACCCTAGATTGGGACGGTGACATGGGAGATTGATAGGGCAGAATCAACGTGTACttcatcaagaaaaaagaagcccAGTACAGATGAGAACACGCGGAAAAATGTTCcttcagaaatttgaaacacagaatctgaaaaaaaagggtGAGCACTGCTGACTTATACCACACCAGGACTTTGTTCAGGATACGCGGAATTCAAGAAAACTACTCAACCTCCACCTGTGTGCTCATCACGATCGAGTCCGTTTTTGTGCAATCACGGATGAAACACCATCAATTCACCAGGATTCGGAAACAACAGCCGATTCGATGTAATGGTGTGGGTCAGTTGGTGAAAAATTGGAGAATAATGGCCTGGGGTGAGACGATGACATGACTGATTGCATAGAGCACGACCAACGTGTACCTCTCCACGCTCATCGTGATAGTGGGTTCAAAAAAGTGCTCTGATCCGCCTCGGATCGATCCACGGTTGCCAATAAACTCTCTTTTTATGTGGTTATGGAGCATGTCAGGATTTCACAAAGTTGATCCTTTAAAATGGATCCCTACGATGCAATCCTTATCGTTAGGATAACGCACAAgaagaaatatatttattatctataatatatttacaATAAGAAATACACATAGTTGAAGTGTGAGTCGTCCAAGGAGCAAGTGGTCCTGAGAGGATCCGGAATCGCAACTCTGCAAGTATACATTTGTACATCCAACTTATATAAACTACtgttaagaaaataaataattgattttaGGATGGTGTAGGAAAAAACGTCGCTTAGTTTTGGtagttcccttttttttctctcctcttttttcttttcttcctgattcactcttcaatgaaataaaaggaacCTACTGTGTTTGCAggaaaaagacaaataaatagtgCAGAAGTAGAAATGAAGCAATAAGTGAACAAACAACTAAcataaataacagaaaaaggggaaaatgCAGTTGGGAGGGGGAAAGGTGGGTACTCAACCGGgctcttatttctgaaggctctaacttccttttttctttgagtaaCTTTAACTTACATGCCATAGATCCTTTAAAAATGATGTTTAGATCTTGAGGCCCGGACTGATTTAGTTCCTTTAGTTTCAGAAATAAAGCCAGAGCACGAATGAGTGCCACCAAATATACCTTACCCCCTTcctccaaagaaaaagaaaaggaaaatttacaCGTTGAATTAGTACGAGCCAAAGGAAGTACGAAGAAACGAAGTAGAATGAAATGACCGCTGCgtgtttattcaaaaaaaattacgcataaaaaaaacaaaagaaaaaagaaaggaagtgaCAAGAATAGTTGCGGGGGCCCGAACAGCAAAGAACGAATAGTTGGCGCCGCGCCAAGTCGGTAGATCGTGGGAAGTCAATGACGGAATTCACCCTTTTGTTGTCTCTGGTACTTTTTTTCACCtaccctttttttctttgaaccttccttgtttttttaaaccattttTAACCATTTGGtttttcgtatacgggatcgtagattatggataggggggagggggtgattccgtccatttcttcctaattgccgtaaaaaacggcccggaagacgcggcgcgtgcacaaggctggcgagctccaatcgaactcattgtagaaaatagcgcgccggaacgcccgaagccgtgtcttccggaccgtcttttacgggaattaggaagaaatggacggaatcaccctctctccataatctcccgtatacgaatacttcacctgaaatccgtaccacctcagattcgtggtggggtgatgccgttaGCCATCCCCCAGGCAAATCTCCgggattttcttctccttctcaaAGATCTCTGCGCTGATTACAGCGATGTTGTAGTCCTCGGTAACTACATACTTGAGCTCGTTGAGTATGAGTTGATTGCGGTGATTGAGTGAAGTGTGGAAGTCTTTTAAGGAGAATGTAGCGCTTTTCCGAATAATATAAGCAATTTATCCGCGAATCGCACAGATGAACTTTCTCTGGATACATAATGAAAAGGTAATGAACTCAGTGAACTCGGGAAAGATGTGCAAAATGACTGAACGATTGAAGACCAACATCATTTGAAGCCGATTTTTGGATCCGTTTCTATCATAGAAATCaactattttttgttattgctattattttatactactattact
This window of the Necator americanus strain Aroian chromosome III, whole genome shotgun sequence genome carries:
- a CDS encoding hypothetical protein (NECATOR_CHRIII.G9103.T1) yields the protein MWATRYALNRVSFRTTHRIAAAVLRPLSVAQIGTTRHPCVTANRFYSLQPERHEFQAETKNLMDIVAKSLYSDSEVFIRELISNASDALEKRRCVELMGQIAEGPSEIRVTTDEGHNTITFEDTGVGMDREDLLECLGTIAKSGTKEFMEKNKENAEAVIGQFGVGFYSAFMVADSVELTTRKVGLPDDKGLRWSWKGDNTYEVSEEKGLPTGTRIVIHLKAGDSAVYSKSEKVKEVIDKYSYFVAAPILLNGERVNSLNAIWTLQPKDVTKEMHETFFKQLAKQQKKSEAFQRPCYTIHYKTDTPVSLRSVLYIPQHRFSLLEYATQAQNRECGLSLYARRVLIKPNARELLPNYLHFIMGVVDSEDVPLNLSREMLQNNPVLRKLRKILTDKVLSFLQNEMKKDFEKYEDFYKQYSIFLKEGIVTEFDHSEKEEIAKLMLFESSNLKPGVLTNLTEYCKRMQEDQKEIYYMFSPTRHLAESSPYYELVRSQNKEVLFLYEPADELVFLALQQFNMKPLVGAEKWAESAAAKGEDKDKTEGRQFRDIDKKELLDWIKSTLGSVKVFDIAGNHRPSEHPVMLTIKHEMGAARHLLRTGEIKDMEHLVFLQPCLHVNLSHPLIKSLYNMKRTDPKTAEMLISQIYDNALITSGLIKDTSGMVQRLNKLLTQLAGSKSTILTP